A single genomic interval of Saccharothrix saharensis harbors:
- a CDS encoding MarR family winged helix-turn-helix transcriptional regulator has product MDSDAVETRAQGWRTLAALHARIEDVLERALQQGHDLSVSEYSLLDVLSRQASPRQLLRMNQVAKAVVLSQSATTRLVTRLERRGLLQRSLCEDDRRGIYTEVTEAGRAALDRARSTHDGALAQALKEAAELPELAPLVDALAALPYAGTSR; this is encoded by the coding sequence GTGGACAGCGACGCCGTCGAGACCCGGGCGCAGGGGTGGCGAACCCTGGCCGCGCTGCACGCGCGCATCGAAGACGTGCTGGAGCGCGCGCTCCAGCAGGGACACGACCTGTCCGTGAGCGAGTACAGCCTCCTGGACGTGCTCTCCCGCCAGGCGTCACCGCGCCAGTTGCTGCGGATGAACCAGGTCGCCAAGGCCGTCGTGCTGAGCCAGTCCGCGACCACCCGGCTGGTGACCCGGCTGGAGCGGCGCGGGCTGCTCCAGCGGTCCCTGTGCGAGGACGACCGCCGCGGCATCTACACCGAGGTCACCGAGGCCGGCCGCGCCGCCCTCGACCGTGCGCGCTCGACGCACGACGGAGCGCTGGCGCAAGCGTTGAAGGAAGCCGCGGAGCTGCCCGAGCTGGCGCCGCTGGTCGACGCGCTCGCCGCCCTGCCGTACGCCGGCACGTCCCGCTGA
- a CDS encoding methyltransferase, with the protein MSQQSSKFDERYRIGRKLVDELGPVDNANTTFDLLGMEWDLVPGAYAPAPGTGTEYYTTAIPYPQGGRFLEIGCGAGVTAVWAALHGCAHVTATDITETAVESTALNVKRHGVEQKVHVQRSDVFADLEPGQRFDTIFWNCSVIEAPRDFEFTQDFEWAIFDRGYTALSRYLAEVHGWLLPGGRALVTFNSLGDLNRINQLAADAGVRLTRLDSATRRLTGEEVTYNVFEITR; encoded by the coding sequence ATGAGCCAGCAGTCTTCGAAGTTCGACGAGCGCTACCGGATCGGGCGCAAGCTCGTGGACGAGCTCGGGCCCGTCGACAACGCGAACACCACGTTCGACCTCCTCGGCATGGAGTGGGACCTGGTGCCCGGCGCGTACGCGCCCGCGCCGGGCACCGGCACCGAGTACTACACCACCGCGATCCCGTACCCGCAGGGCGGCCGGTTCCTGGAGATCGGCTGCGGCGCGGGCGTCACGGCGGTGTGGGCAGCGCTGCACGGCTGCGCGCACGTGACCGCGACCGACATCACCGAGACCGCCGTGGAGAGCACCGCGCTCAACGTGAAGCGGCACGGCGTGGAGCAGAAGGTGCACGTGCAGCGCAGCGACGTGTTCGCCGACCTCGAACCGGGGCAGCGGTTCGACACGATCTTCTGGAACTGCAGCGTCATCGAGGCGCCGCGGGACTTCGAGTTCACCCAGGACTTCGAGTGGGCGATCTTCGACCGCGGCTACACCGCGCTGAGCCGCTACCTGGCCGAGGTCCACGGGTGGCTGCTGCCCGGCGGGCGCGCGCTGGTCACCTTCAACAGCCTCGGCGACCTCAACCGGATCAACCAGCTCGCGGCCGACGCGGGCGTCCGGCTGACCCGGCTCGACAGCGCCACCAGGCGGCTGACCGGCGAGGAAGTCACCTACAACGTCTTCGAGATCACCCGCTGA
- a CDS encoding helix-turn-helix domain-containing protein: MLASGAPADAFEDFLDDARRFGVTGATTTDMKAAVWRAMRVHTQIQRGRVREAGLTALVDAARDLALPYDSVGGLLHAIARRARHLLSMDMAYITIVDQEHGCVQVRAADGHTSGLSVGLRLPADDGITTVGPVTTAPFATHDLLADDQIALNPAFEEMVRVEGLHAMIAVPLSCGDHSTGRVPRGRLYVASRKVHHFTADERSLVGSLGILAAIYLETTHLRLAADARAAELEARLAQVSRTAERFREDCDLQASLVDMLVSDGDLRTLVATAADSFGGRVTLYTAVGDVLVTAGDGQDDGDDAAALATAVEMLTQDPAAAGGGRWVAPLCAAKDYVGALVLSAPGDLSPAARKRLRLYAQMASLFIRRDKLTSGHDGEVRDRLLDDALSDERRVPRLLTERARRIGLDLSRPYLMVVARPDGSIQSRANAWGSAYARRKGGLRSCRNGHLILLLPGSDAGPVARDVAAAMAADLGKPVSTGAAGPLTGAESVQRGYREAIRCLDAVTALGVEGGAGSARELGFVGALVSADHDVAGFIEAALGPVLGYDRERFTDLVPTLQAYFDAGGSPTYAAERLHVHTNTVTRRLDRIKELLGPDWQKPAQALEIQLALRLLRVRETLTAQPEALAVGT, encoded by the coding sequence TTGCTGGCCAGCGGGGCGCCGGCGGACGCGTTCGAGGACTTCCTGGACGACGCGCGGAGGTTCGGCGTCACGGGGGCCACGACCACCGACATGAAGGCCGCCGTGTGGCGGGCCATGCGGGTGCACACGCAGATCCAACGGGGGCGGGTCCGGGAGGCGGGTCTCACCGCGCTGGTGGACGCCGCCCGCGACCTGGCGCTGCCCTACGACTCGGTCGGCGGCCTGCTGCACGCCATCGCCCGGCGCGCCCGCCACCTGCTGAGCATGGACATGGCCTACATCACGATCGTCGACCAGGAGCACGGCTGCGTCCAGGTGCGTGCCGCGGACGGCCACACGTCCGGGCTGAGCGTCGGCCTGCGCCTGCCCGCCGACGACGGCATCACCACGGTCGGGCCGGTCACCACGGCCCCGTTCGCCACGCACGACCTGCTGGCGGACGACCAGATCGCGCTCAACCCGGCGTTCGAGGAGATGGTCCGGGTCGAAGGCCTGCACGCCATGATCGCGGTGCCGCTGAGCTGCGGCGACCACTCCACCGGCCGCGTGCCGCGGGGCAGGCTGTACGTGGCGAGCCGCAAGGTGCACCACTTCACCGCCGACGAGCGGTCGCTGGTCGGCTCGCTCGGCATCCTCGCCGCCATCTACCTGGAGACCACCCACCTGCGCCTCGCCGCCGACGCGCGCGCCGCCGAGCTGGAGGCCCGGCTGGCGCAGGTGTCCCGGACCGCCGAGCGGTTCCGCGAGGACTGCGACCTCCAGGCGTCGTTGGTGGACATGCTGGTCTCCGACGGCGACCTGCGCACGCTGGTCGCGACCGCCGCGGACTCGTTCGGCGGCCGGGTGACGCTCTACACCGCCGTGGGGGACGTGCTGGTCACCGCGGGCGACGGCCAGGACGACGGCGACGACGCGGCGGCGCTGGCCACCGCCGTGGAGATGCTGACCCAGGACCCGGCGGCGGCGGGCGGCGGGCGCTGGGTGGCGCCGCTGTGCGCGGCGAAGGACTACGTCGGCGCGCTGGTGCTGTCCGCGCCCGGCGACCTGTCCCCCGCCGCGCGCAAGCGGTTGCGGCTCTACGCGCAGATGGCGTCGCTGTTCATCCGCCGCGACAAGCTCACCTCCGGCCACGACGGCGAGGTGCGCGACCGGCTGCTCGACGACGCGCTCAGCGACGAGCGCCGGGTGCCCCGGCTGCTCACCGAGCGGGCCCGCCGGATCGGACTCGACCTGTCGCGGCCGTACCTGATGGTGGTGGCCCGGCCGGACGGCAGCATCCAGAGCCGCGCCAATGCGTGGGGTTCGGCCTACGCGCGGCGCAAGGGCGGGCTGCGCAGCTGCCGCAACGGGCACCTGATCCTGCTGCTGCCGGGCAGCGACGCGGGGCCCGTGGCGCGGGACGTGGCCGCCGCGATGGCGGCGGACCTGGGCAAACCGGTGTCGACGGGCGCGGCGGGCCCGCTCACCGGCGCGGAATCCGTCCAACGCGGCTACCGCGAGGCCATCCGCTGCCTCGACGCGGTGACCGCGCTCGGTGTCGAGGGCGGCGCGGGTTCCGCGCGCGAGCTGGGGTTCGTCGGCGCGCTGGTCTCCGCCGACCACGACGTGGCGGGGTTCATCGAGGCGGCGCTGGGCCCGGTGCTGGGCTACGACCGGGAGCGGTTCACCGACCTCGTGCCCACGTTGCAGGCGTACTTCGACGCGGGCGGCAGCCCCACCTACGCCGCCGAACGCCTGCACGTGCACACGAACACGGTCACCCGCCGCCTCGACCGGATCAAGGAGCTGCTCGGCCCGGACTGGCAGAAACCCGCGCAGGCGTTGGAGATCCAGCTCGCGCTGCGCCTGCTGCGGGTCCGCGAGACGCTGACCGCGCAACCGGAGGCGCTGGCCGTCGGCACCTGA
- the car gene encoding carboxylic acid reductase, giving the protein MRLTQTVAAVMRRYADRPALGERAKEFTRDPDTGRTSLRLLPSYETTTFDQLWQRVRAVTTEWRHNTAHATEPGDRVALLGFASRDYTTVDLACICLGAITIPLQTSAPIAQLKDILAETEPTVVAASVERVDAAVELALATPSVRRLVVFDYHARVDDQHDRFTAAQKRLADRGVSVESLSDVLEQGARLPEAPLFTPEDGDDPMTMLVYTSGSTGTPKGAIYTERLVAAMFGGGGWADLFSEQQAVTFHYMPMSHVAGHSSVKNTLARGGISYFTASSDLSTFFEDIALARPTELSLVPRVCEMLFQFHRSEVDRRAVGDVDRAALEAEVKRHIREHVLGGRIGWASCGSAPLSAELRAFVESLLDLELHILYGTTEVAGVSVDGAMLRPPVVDYKIVDVPELGYYRTDVPHPRGELLLKTDAAIPGYYKQPELSATIFDEDGYYKTGDIVAEVAPDKLEILDRRNSVLKLSQGEFVATPSLEATFGTSPLVRQVFVYGNSERSYLLAVVVPTPAVLEKFADRPGEIKQRVTESIQQIAREAGLNSYEIPRDFLIETEPFSQANGLLSDHRKLLRPQLLARYRDELEALYAEIARRESDELLEVRRTGADRPVLETVQRAARALLAGSMADVSPAAHFRDLGGDSLSAVSYANLLHDIFAVRVPVDVLISPANDLRQVAAYIEAKRSAGLDRPTFESVHGEASAEVRAADLTLDKFLDARTLAEAENLPRVTGEPRTVLLTGASGYLGRFVALEWLQRLAPAGGKLVCLVRGKDDEAAAKRLDEAFAGGDSDLVATVAELAGHLEVLAGDIAEPRLGLDEPTWDRLAEEVDLIVHIGALVNHVLPYPHLFDANVVGTAELVRLGLTARVKPFTYLSSVAVSTSRQPALDEDADVRQALAAQPVHEGYAGGYATSKWAGEVLLREAHDLCAMPVTVFRSSMILAHSRYGGQLNVPDVFTRLLFSVIATGIAPRSFYAGDASAAHYDGLPVDFTAAAVVSLGGQAAGYRTFSLVNPHDDGVSLDTFVEWLSAAGHRIERVDDYADWLARFETAMRALPEAQRQHSALPLLHRFERPEEVVRGSEIPSQRFRAAVRAAGVGPTGDVPHLSEPFIRKYSADLKHLLSI; this is encoded by the coding sequence ATGCGGCTTACGCAAACGGTGGCAGCAGTGATGCGGCGCTACGCCGACCGTCCCGCCCTGGGGGAACGCGCGAAGGAGTTCACCCGGGACCCCGACACCGGCCGCACCTCGCTCCGGCTGCTGCCGTCGTACGAGACGACCACTTTCGACCAGTTGTGGCAGCGCGTCCGCGCGGTCACCACCGAGTGGCGCCACAACACCGCGCACGCCACCGAGCCCGGCGACCGCGTCGCCCTGCTGGGCTTCGCCAGCCGCGACTACACCACGGTCGACCTGGCGTGCATCTGCCTCGGCGCGATCACCATCCCGTTGCAGACCAGCGCGCCGATCGCGCAGTTGAAGGACATCCTGGCCGAGACCGAGCCGACCGTCGTGGCCGCCTCCGTCGAACGGGTGGACGCCGCCGTGGAGCTGGCGCTGGCCACTCCGTCCGTGCGCCGCCTGGTCGTCTTCGACTACCACGCGCGAGTGGACGACCAGCACGACCGGTTCACCGCCGCGCAGAAGCGCCTGGCGGACCGGGGCGTGTCCGTCGAGTCCTTGTCGGACGTTCTCGAGCAGGGGGCGCGGCTGCCGGAAGCGCCGCTGTTCACGCCGGAGGACGGCGACGACCCGATGACCATGCTCGTCTACACGTCGGGCAGCACCGGCACGCCGAAGGGCGCGATCTACACCGAACGCCTGGTGGCCGCGATGTTCGGCGGCGGCGGGTGGGCGGACCTGTTCTCCGAGCAGCAGGCCGTCACCTTCCACTACATGCCGATGAGCCACGTGGCCGGGCACTCGTCGGTGAAGAACACGTTGGCGCGCGGAGGGATCAGCTACTTCACCGCGAGCAGCGACCTGTCCACGTTCTTCGAGGACATCGCGCTCGCCCGGCCCACCGAGCTGTCCCTGGTGCCCCGGGTGTGCGAGATGCTGTTCCAGTTCCACCGCAGCGAGGTCGACCGCCGCGCCGTCGGCGACGTCGATCGCGCGGCGCTGGAGGCGGAGGTCAAGCGGCATATCCGGGAGCACGTCCTGGGGGGCCGGATCGGGTGGGCCAGTTGCGGTTCCGCGCCGCTGTCGGCCGAGCTGCGCGCGTTCGTCGAGTCCTTGTTGGACCTCGAGCTGCACATCCTGTACGGCACGACGGAAGTGGCCGGCGTCTCCGTGGACGGTGCGATGCTGCGCCCGCCGGTGGTCGACTACAAGATCGTGGACGTGCCGGAGCTGGGCTACTACCGGACCGACGTGCCGCACCCGCGCGGCGAGCTGCTGCTCAAGACCGACGCCGCGATCCCGGGCTACTACAAGCAACCCGAGCTGTCGGCGACCATCTTCGACGAGGACGGCTACTACAAGACCGGTGACATCGTCGCCGAGGTCGCGCCGGACAAGCTGGAGATCCTGGACCGCCGCAACAGCGTGCTGAAGCTGTCGCAGGGCGAGTTCGTGGCCACGCCGAGCCTGGAGGCGACGTTCGGCACGAGCCCGCTGGTCCGGCAGGTCTTCGTGTACGGCAACAGCGAGCGGTCCTACCTGCTGGCCGTGGTCGTGCCCACGCCCGCCGTGCTGGAGAAGTTCGCCGACCGGCCGGGCGAGATCAAGCAGCGGGTGACCGAGTCGATCCAGCAGATCGCCCGGGAAGCGGGTCTGAACTCCTACGAGATCCCGCGCGACTTCCTGATCGAGACCGAACCGTTCAGCCAGGCCAACGGCCTGCTGTCCGACCACCGCAAGCTGCTGCGCCCGCAACTGCTCGCGCGGTACCGCGACGAGCTGGAGGCGCTGTACGCCGAGATCGCCCGGCGCGAGTCCGACGAGCTGCTCGAAGTCCGCCGCACGGGCGCGGACCGGCCGGTGCTGGAGACCGTGCAGCGGGCCGCGCGGGCGCTGCTGGCCGGGTCCATGGCCGACGTCAGCCCCGCCGCGCACTTCCGCGACCTGGGCGGCGACTCGCTGTCCGCGGTGTCCTACGCCAACCTGCTGCACGACATCTTCGCCGTGCGCGTGCCGGTGGACGTGCTCATCAGCCCGGCGAACGACCTGCGGCAGGTGGCCGCCTACATCGAGGCGAAGCGGTCCGCCGGGCTGGACCGGCCGACGTTCGAGTCGGTGCACGGCGAGGCGTCCGCCGAGGTCCGCGCCGCCGACCTCACCCTGGACAAGTTCCTCGACGCGCGCACCCTCGCCGAGGCCGAAAACCTCCCGCGCGTGACCGGCGAGCCGCGCACCGTCCTGCTCACCGGCGCGAGCGGCTACCTCGGCCGGTTCGTCGCCCTCGAGTGGTTGCAGCGGCTGGCCCCCGCCGGCGGGAAGCTGGTCTGCCTGGTCCGCGGCAAGGACGACGAGGCCGCGGCGAAGCGGCTCGACGAGGCGTTCGCGGGCGGCGACTCGGACCTCGTCGCGACGGTGGCGGAGCTGGCCGGGCACCTGGAGGTGCTGGCGGGCGACATCGCCGAACCGCGGCTCGGCCTGGACGAGCCGACGTGGGACCGGCTGGCCGAGGAGGTCGACCTGATCGTCCACATCGGCGCGCTGGTGAACCACGTGCTGCCCTACCCGCACCTGTTCGACGCGAACGTGGTGGGCACCGCCGAGCTGGTCCGCCTCGGGCTCACCGCGCGGGTCAAGCCGTTCACCTACCTGTCCAGCGTCGCCGTCTCCACCTCACGGCAGCCCGCGCTGGACGAGGACGCCGACGTGCGCCAGGCGCTGGCCGCGCAGCCGGTGCACGAGGGTTACGCGGGCGGCTACGCCACCAGCAAGTGGGCGGGCGAGGTGCTGCTGCGGGAGGCGCACGACCTGTGCGCCATGCCGGTCACCGTGTTCCGCTCCAGCATGATCCTCGCGCACAGCCGGTACGGCGGGCAGCTGAACGTACCGGACGTGTTCACCCGCCTGCTGTTCAGCGTCATCGCGACCGGCATCGCGCCGCGGTCGTTCTACGCGGGCGACGCCTCGGCGGCGCACTACGACGGCCTGCCGGTCGACTTCACCGCCGCCGCCGTCGTGTCGCTGGGCGGGCAGGCCGCGGGCTACCGCACGTTCAGCCTGGTGAACCCGCACGACGACGGCGTCTCGCTCGACACGTTCGTGGAGTGGCTGAGCGCGGCGGGCCACCGCATCGAGCGGGTGGACGACTACGCCGACTGGCTCGCCCGGTTCGAGACGGCCATGCGCGCGCTGCCCGAGGCGCAGCGGCAGCACTCGGCGCTCCCGCTGCTGCACCGGTTCGAGCGGCCGGAGGAGGTCGTGCGCGGCTCCGAGATCCCGTCGCAGCGGTTCCGCGCCGCGGTCCGCGCCGCGGGCGTCGGCCCGACCGGCGACGTCCCGCACCTCTCGGAACCCTTCATCCGCAAGTACTCCGCCGACTTGAAGCACCTGCTGTCCATCTGA
- a CDS encoding isochorismatase family protein, translating into MTGIPPIEHYPLPTSDDLPANTATWTADPRRAVVLVHDMQRYFVRPFPDAMRDRIVGNIAALRTACAARGARIAYTAQPGGMTERQRGLLRDFWGPGMRVDPSDREVVDELAPADGDWVLTKWRYSAFFRSDLLERMRAEDRDQLIVCGVYAHVGVLVTALEAYTNDIRTFVVADAIGDFTADYHRLAVDYAAQRCAVVATTDALLAQFGAADRERVAL; encoded by the coding sequence ATGACAGGCATCCCCCCGATCGAGCACTACCCGCTGCCCACGTCGGACGACCTGCCGGCCAACACCGCGACGTGGACCGCGGACCCGCGGCGGGCGGTCGTGCTGGTCCACGACATGCAGCGGTACTTCGTCCGGCCGTTCCCCGACGCGATGCGCGACCGGATCGTCGGCAACATCGCGGCGCTGCGGACGGCGTGCGCGGCCCGAGGCGCGCGGATCGCCTACACCGCGCAGCCGGGCGGCATGACGGAGCGGCAGCGCGGTCTGCTGCGGGACTTCTGGGGTCCGGGGATGCGGGTCGACCCGAGCGACCGCGAGGTGGTGGACGAGCTCGCGCCCGCCGACGGCGACTGGGTGCTCACCAAGTGGCGCTACAGCGCGTTCTTCCGCTCGGACCTGCTGGAGCGGATGCGCGCCGAGGACCGCGACCAGCTGATCGTGTGCGGGGTGTACGCGCACGTCGGCGTGCTGGTGACGGCGCTGGAGGCCTACACCAACGACATCCGCACGTTCGTCGTGGCCGACGCGATCGGTGACTTCACCGCCGACTACCACCGGCTGGCCGTGGACTACGCGGCGCAGCGGTGCGCGGTGGTCGCCACCACGGACGCGCTCCTGGCCCAGTTCGGGGCGGCCGACCGGGAGCGGGTGGCGCTGTGA
- a CDS encoding anthranilate synthase family protein, with product MTGDLLDRVLAAPDRPFALLHRTESGRGRVDVLVGDVTTPDVLADIALPTGPVAGARHDVLAVVPFRQIRERGYVHRDDGEPLLALTVADQAVLALPDVLRRLPDVPLELARGRFDTDDESYAEIVRRVLTDEIGEGEGANFVIRRAYVADIVDHSPRSALSLFRRLLLDETGAYWTFLVHTGDRTFVGATPERHISVTGGTAVMNPISGTYRYPPTGPALRGVLDFLADTKESDELYMVLDEELKMMGRICPDGGRVHGPYLREMARLAHTEYFIAGRTDRDPRDVLRETMFAPTVTGSPLESACKVISRHEPDGRAYYSGVVALIGREADGSRSLDSSILIRTAAIDGGGTVRVDVGATLVRHSDPLAEVAETRAKAAGLLAALGSDPSPRSVDPVGFADHPEVRDALRARNVDIARFWLSEDGARDAADPALAGLRVLIVDAEDTFTSMLAHQLRALGLEVVIRRFDERYDVHDADVVLMGPGPGDPRELGHPKIAHLWSTVERLLAGRVPFLAVCLSHQVLSSRLGLPLIRRDVPNQGVQLGIDLFGTSRRVGFYNTFAASSADEVLDHPDIGAVEICRDPVTHQVHALRGPHFASIQFHAESVLTQDGPAIIGSLLTGLLPVLHRPRQRVGVEAVTGGGDVPWPHRRRLPRPPV from the coding sequence GTGACCGGGGACCTGCTCGACCGCGTGCTGGCCGCGCCGGACCGGCCCTTCGCCCTGCTGCACCGCACCGAGTCCGGCCGCGGCCGGGTGGACGTGCTGGTCGGTGACGTCACGACGCCGGACGTGCTGGCGGACATCGCGCTGCCGACCGGCCCGGTCGCCGGGGCGCGCCACGACGTGCTGGCGGTGGTGCCGTTCCGGCAGATCCGCGAGCGCGGCTACGTGCACCGCGACGACGGCGAGCCGCTGCTCGCGCTGACCGTGGCCGACCAGGCCGTGCTGGCGCTGCCGGACGTGCTGCGCCGGCTGCCGGACGTGCCGCTGGAGCTGGCGCGCGGCCGGTTCGACACCGACGACGAGAGCTACGCCGAGATCGTCCGCCGGGTCCTGACCGACGAGATCGGCGAGGGCGAGGGCGCGAACTTCGTCATCCGGCGGGCGTACGTCGCCGACATCGTGGACCACTCGCCCCGGTCGGCCCTGTCGTTGTTCCGCCGGCTGCTCTTGGACGAGACGGGCGCCTACTGGACCTTCCTGGTGCACACGGGCGACCGCACGTTCGTCGGCGCGACCCCGGAGCGGCACATCAGCGTCACCGGCGGCACGGCGGTGATGAACCCGATCAGCGGCACGTACCGCTACCCGCCGACGGGTCCCGCGCTGCGCGGCGTGCTGGACTTCCTGGCCGACACCAAGGAGTCCGACGAGCTCTACATGGTGCTGGACGAGGAACTGAAGATGATGGGCCGCATCTGCCCCGACGGCGGCCGCGTCCACGGGCCGTACCTGCGGGAGATGGCCCGGCTCGCGCACACCGAGTACTTCATCGCGGGCCGCACCGACCGCGACCCGCGCGACGTCCTGCGCGAGACGATGTTCGCGCCCACGGTCACCGGCAGCCCGTTGGAGAGCGCCTGCAAGGTGATCAGCCGCCACGAGCCGGACGGCCGCGCGTACTACAGCGGTGTGGTGGCGCTCATCGGCCGCGAGGCCGACGGCAGCCGTTCGCTGGACTCGTCGATCCTCATCCGCACGGCCGCCATCGACGGCGGCGGCACGGTCCGCGTCGACGTCGGCGCGACGCTGGTCCGCCACTCCGACCCGTTGGCGGAGGTCGCCGAGACGCGGGCCAAGGCGGCGGGGTTGCTGGCCGCGCTGGGGTCGGACCCGAGCCCGCGGTCGGTCGACCCGGTCGGGTTCGCCGACCACCCCGAGGTCCGCGACGCGTTGCGCGCGCGCAACGTCGACATCGCGCGGTTCTGGTTGTCGGAGGACGGCGCGCGGGACGCGGCCGACCCGGCGCTGGCGGGGTTGCGGGTGCTGATCGTGGACGCGGAGGACACGTTCACCTCGATGCTGGCGCACCAGTTGCGCGCGTTGGGGCTGGAGGTGGTGATCCGCCGCTTCGACGAGCGCTACGACGTGCACGACGCCGACGTCGTCCTGATGGGGCCGGGCCCGGGCGACCCGCGCGAGCTCGGCCACCCGAAGATCGCGCACCTGTGGTCCACTGTGGAGCGGCTCCTGGCCGGCCGGGTGCCGTTCCTGGCGGTCTGCCTGAGCCACCAGGTGCTCAGCTCCCGGCTCGGGCTGCCGCTGATCCGCCGGGACGTGCCGAACCAGGGCGTGCAGCTCGGCATCGACCTGTTCGGCACGTCGCGGCGGGTGGGCTTCTACAACACGTTCGCGGCGAGCAGTGCCGACGAGGTGCTGGACCACCCGGACATCGGCGCGGTGGAGATCTGCCGCGACCCGGTCACGCACCAGGTGCACGCGTTGCGGGGTCCGCACTTCGCCTCGATCCAGTTCCACGCGGAGTCCGTGCTGACGCAGGACGGACCGGCCATCATCGGCTCCCTGCTGACCGGCCTGCTCCCGGTGCTGCACCGGCCGCGGCAGCGGGTCGGGGTGGAGGCGGTGACGGGTGGTGGCGACGTGCCCTGGCCGCACCGCAGGCGCTTGCCGCGGCCACCGGTGTAG
- the metK gene encoding methionine adenosyltransferase, translating to MVTTRLFSSESVTEGHPDKICDAISDAVLDSYLRADPRARVAVETLVTTGQVHVAGEVTADAHVDIAGIARRVILDIGYDSSAKGFDGNSCGVNVALGSQSPDIAQGVDTAYESRLEEALDDLDRQGAGDQGLMFGYACADTPELMPLPIALAHRLARRLTAVRKSGAVPYLRPDGKTQVTIEYAGDEPVRLDTVVVSSQHADGVDPEALLARDVREQVIEPELASLELDASGVRVLVNPTGRFVIGGPMGDAGLTGRKIIVDTYGGMARHGGGAFSGKDPSKVDRSAAYAMRWVAKNAVAAGLAGRVEVQVAYAIGRAAPVGLFVETFGTENVDPARIRQAIADVFDLRPAAIIRDLDLLRPIYAQTAAYGHFGRPELDLPWERTDRADALKQAATS from the coding sequence ATCGTGACCACACGCTTGTTCAGTTCCGAGTCGGTGACCGAGGGGCACCCGGACAAGATCTGCGACGCGATCAGCGACGCGGTCCTGGACTCCTACCTGCGCGCGGACCCGCGGGCGCGGGTGGCGGTGGAGACGCTGGTGACCACCGGCCAGGTGCACGTGGCGGGGGAGGTGACCGCCGACGCACACGTGGACATCGCGGGTATCGCGCGCCGGGTGATCCTGGACATCGGCTACGACTCGTCCGCCAAGGGGTTCGACGGGAACTCCTGCGGCGTGAACGTCGCCCTCGGCTCGCAGTCCCCGGACATCGCGCAGGGCGTCGACACCGCCTACGAGTCCCGGCTGGAGGAGGCGCTGGACGACCTGGACCGGCAGGGCGCGGGCGACCAGGGCCTGATGTTCGGCTACGCCTGCGCGGACACGCCGGAGCTGATGCCGCTGCCGATCGCGCTCGCGCACCGGCTGGCGCGCCGGCTGACCGCGGTGCGCAAGAGCGGCGCGGTGCCCTACCTGCGGCCCGACGGCAAGACGCAGGTGACCATCGAGTACGCGGGCGACGAGCCGGTGCGGCTGGACACGGTCGTGGTGTCCAGCCAGCACGCCGACGGCGTCGACCCGGAAGCCCTGCTCGCCAGGGACGTCCGCGAGCAGGTGATCGAGCCAGAGCTTGCGTCGCTGGAGCTGGACGCGTCCGGGGTCCGGGTGCTGGTGAACCCGACGGGTCGGTTCGTGATCGGTGGTCCGATGGGTGACGCGGGCCTGACCGGCCGCAAGATCATCGTGGACACCTACGGCGGTATGGCGCGGCACGGTGGTGGCGCGTTCTCGGGCAAGGACCCGTCGAAGGTGGACCGGTCGGCGGCGTACGCGATGCGCTGGGTGGCCAAGAACGCGGTCGCGGCCGGGCTCGCGGGCCGGGTCGAGGTGCAGGTGGCGTACGCGATCGGCCGGGCGGCGCCGGTCGGGTTGTTCGTGGAGACGTTCGGCACCGAGAACGTCGACCCGGCGCGCATCCGGCAGGCCATCGCGGACGTGTTCGACCTGCGCCCGGCGGCGATCATCCGCGACCTGGACCTGCTGCGCCCGATCTACGCGCAGACCGCGGCGTACGGGCACTTCGGCCGGCCCGAGCTGGACCTGCCGTGGGAGCGCACCGACCGCGCCGACGCCCTCAAGCAGGCCGCGACCAGCTGA